The nucleotide window TGGATCAGATTCTTACAACCTGGCGTTTGACAACAAGGGCAGGCTTGCATCCGTATGTTTTGACGGATATATCCGCCTATATGACACCGCCTTTAACCGGATTAAAAAAGTAAAAACAAGTGGCGGGAAGCAGCCATATTCCATTGCCTTTTCCTTGGACAATGAAAAACTTGCCGTGGGATACAATGACTCTGGAACTGTGGAAGTGTTCAGCGCAAAAAACCTTGAACTTCTTTACCGCCCGGATAACAAGGATGCCGATACCTGGGATAAAAGGCTTTTTTCTCTCACTTTTGGCCAGGGCAGGTATCTTTACGGAGGCGGGTCTTATAAGAAAATTATTGACGGTGTCTGGTGGAATTGCATCCGCAGATGGTCCAAAGACGGCAAAGGGGCTTTTATCGATTTTAAGGCGGCAGGTAACTTGGTCATTGACATCAAACCCCTTGCCGACAAGTCCATCCTGGTAGCAGGTACTCAACCGGATATGGGCAGGTATAAACCTGCGGGAGAAAAGATTTTTTATAACCGGGGAGAAGTGTCGAATTTTAGAAATAGAGACCGGTTTGAATATTTCACCATCAGCCATGATGCCGGTGAAATCTCATTCAAACCCTTGGTTGGAAAAGCCCTTACCTTCAGCATCAAAACCAGGGAACTCAAACCGTCTGATCAACGCTTTGAACACTACCGGGATCAATACAAAACCATAACTATAACAGACTGGAAAGATTCATATTCCCCAAAAATCAACGGCAAAAAAACAAATTTTCTTGATCAATATGAAATGAGCCGCAGTGTGGATATCGGGGATGACAACACCATCCTGGTGGGTGCGAGCTTTTTTGTTTATGCCCTGGATGCCGCCGGGAATCAAAAATGGCGGGCACAGGTTCCGGGTGAGGCATGGAACGTCAACATTGCAGGAAACGGCAAAACAGCCGTGGCAGCCCATGACGGCGGACAAATCCGCTGGTATCGCATGAGCGACGGGGCAGTGCTGCTGTCTTTGTTTGTTCATACCGACGGCAAGCGCTGGATTCTTTCCACCCCGGACGGGTATTATGATGCGTCGCCCGGGGCCGATACTCTCATGGGCTGGCATATCAATAACGGCAAGGACAATGCCCCGGGCTTTTACCCGGTTTCAAAGTTTGCATCAAAGTTTTACCGGCCCGACGTGGTTGAAAACATCATCACCTACAACGACCTTGACAAGGCACTGGCCCATGCCGATAAAAACAGGAAAAACAAACCCGTAAATCTGGATATCCGTCAGATGCTTCCCCCTGTGGTTTCAATCATGTCGCCGCAAAACAACCATGAGATCTCATCCAACACCGTGCAGGTCCGGTACAGGGTGCAAACCCCGTCCGGAGAAGCAGTCACCCATGTCAAGGTGTTGATCGACGGCAGGCCCACGGGTCAAAGAGACATCCAGCGGAAAAAAACAAAAGGCACTGCGGAAATAACCATCACAATTCCTTCAAAGGACTGCACCCTGTCCATTATTGCGGAAAACAGGTTCTGCGCCAGTGACCCTGCAACAGTGAAGCTACGCTGGAAAGGCCAAGACGAATTTGTCATCAAACCCAAACTCTATGTGCTGGCCATGGGAACCTCTCAATATGACGATAAAGATCTGTGCCTGGGCTATCCATCCAAGGACGCCCGGGATATTGCCGCTGTCTTTAAAAACCAGAAAGGCGGTATCTACCGGGATGTGGTGAGTAAAGTTTTTTCCAATCCCACCCGGGACGATGTCATGGACGGCCTGGACTGGATAGAAAAAGAGACTACTGATCTGGATGTGGCGGCTGTGTTCCTGGCAGGCCACGGGTTAAACGACAGGAACGGCAATTATTATTATCTGCCGGCCAATGCCAACCTGGATCGCCTCAAACGTACCGGGGTTTCTTACTCTGCCATAAAAGATACAATCAAGGGGCTTCCGGGCAAAGTGCTTTTCTTTATCGACACCTGTCATTCCGGTAATGTAATGGGAACTAAAGCAAGCGGGGCTAAACAGCGGGGAACACCCGCCGATATTAACCAGATAGCCAATGACCTTTCCACTGCCGAAAACGGTATTGTGGTATTTACTTCATCTTCTGGAAAACAGTATTCCCTGGAAAATGACGCCTGGCAAAACGGTGCTTTTACCAAAGCCCTGGTGGAAGGTCTTTCCGGAAAAGCCGACTATCACAAGGATAAAAAAATCAGTATAAGCGAACTTACACTCTATGTGGCCGAACGGGTAAAAGAACTGACCGGGGGACGACAAACCCCCACTACTTCCAAACCTGATACTATTTCTGATTTTCCTATAGCAGTTAGGGATAATTGAGAATTGAGAATTGAGAATTGAGAATTTAGAATTTAGAATTTAGAATTTAGAATTTAGGACGAAGATCTATTTTGATTTTTTAATGGAGAATGGAAAAGTTATTACCACTATTGATATTCGATACTATATCAGCAAAAAAAGACAGGAAATAAAATAAATGGAAACAAACTCGCCCGAATCACCCATCCCAACCCCCAAATT belongs to Desulfobacula toluolica Tol2 and includes:
- a CDS encoding caspase family protein; the encoded protein is MRMNTPESPIHNPQFSIIKWISSTIFHYQFSIINYKMSNFLNSQLSIINSQLLIVLLISLLIAAPKAFANAPTSKPMLRLNTNMHSAIVRRISSDAAGRVILTCSDDKTARLWNADDGRLIKTFRVPVGKGHEGKLFACALSSDGRTAAVGGWTRGSDQNSGNHNIYLFNTATGEMIQRIAGMENVINDLEFYSNTIFAAALGRDQGIRIFKRSGPEFTLYKQDTDYGSDSYNLAFDNKGRLASVCFDGYIRLYDTAFNRIKKVKTSGGKQPYSIAFSLDNEKLAVGYNDSGTVEVFSAKNLELLYRPDNKDADTWDKRLFSLTFGQGRYLYGGGSYKKIIDGVWWNCIRRWSKDGKGAFIDFKAAGNLVIDIKPLADKSILVAGTQPDMGRYKPAGEKIFYNRGEVSNFRNRDRFEYFTISHDAGEISFKPLVGKALTFSIKTRELKPSDQRFEHYRDQYKTITITDWKDSYSPKINGKKTNFLDQYEMSRSVDIGDDNTILVGASFFVYALDAAGNQKWRAQVPGEAWNVNIAGNGKTAVAAHDGGQIRWYRMSDGAVLLSLFVHTDGKRWILSTPDGYYDASPGADTLMGWHINNGKDNAPGFYPVSKFASKFYRPDVVENIITYNDLDKALAHADKNRKNKPVNLDIRQMLPPVVSIMSPQNNHEISSNTVQVRYRVQTPSGEAVTHVKVLIDGRPTGQRDIQRKKTKGTAEITITIPSKDCTLSIIAENRFCASDPATVKLRWKGQDEFVIKPKLYVLAMGTSQYDDKDLCLGYPSKDARDIAAVFKNQKGGIYRDVVSKVFSNPTRDDVMDGLDWIEKETTDLDVAAVFLAGHGLNDRNGNYYYLPANANLDRLKRTGVSYSAIKDTIKGLPGKVLFFIDTCHSGNVMGTKASGAKQRGTPADINQIANDLSTAENGIVVFTSSSGKQYSLENDAWQNGAFTKALVEGLSGKADYHKDKKISISELTLYVAERVKELTGGRQTPTTSKPDTISDFPIAVRDN